The Halorhodospira halophila SL1 genomic sequence CCGGCTCGAGGGCCTGCTCCAGGGTGTCGGCGAGCCGGTCCAGCTCCGCCTCGATGCGCGCCTGCTCGTCGCCGCCCTCGCCCTCCAGGGCGAACCACTCCACCAGCAGGGCACGGCGGAACGGTCCGCTGTCGAACAGCCGGTGGAGGTAGCTGCCGAGCACGCGACCGTCATCGGAGCGCGCCACGAAGGGGAAGAGCCCCTCTTGGGCGCCGGTTACGCCGTGGTGGATCTCGTAGCCGGTGACCGCCACGGGCGCCGGCCACTCGGCGTGGCCGTGCACCTCGGCGAGCTGCTTGGTCGGCGCCAGACGGGTGTGCACCGGCAGCAGACCCAGCCCCGGTGCGCTGCCGCCGCCCTCGACGCCTTCCGGGTCTTCGATGCCCTCGCCGAGCATCTGCAGCCCGCCGCAGAGGCCGACCACCCGACCCCCATAGCGGCAGTGGCGATAGAGCGCCTCGGCCATGCCCGACTCGCGCAGCCAGGCCAGATCCGAGAAGACGTGCTTGGACCCGGGCAGGACGATGAGATCGGCGCCGTCGAGCTCCCGGGGCTGGCGGGCGAAGCGAACGTGCACCCCGGACTCGGCGTCCAGGGCGTCGAGATCGTCGTGGTTGCTCATCCGCGGATAGGCCACCGCCACCACTTGCAGGGCGCCGCCGGAGCCGCGCGGCCCGGCCATCCGGTACGGGGCATCCTCCTCGGGCAAGTGCAGATCGGGCACGGCGGGGACGACGCCGATCACCGGCACCCCGCCCCGGGCCTCCAGCTGGGCTGGCGCCTCGCCGAGGAGTTCGGGGCTACCGCGGAAACGGTTGATGATCAGCGCCTCCACCCGGCGCCGGTCGGCGTCGTCGAGCCACTCCAGGGTGCCGAGCAGGGAGGCGAAGACCCCGCCGCGATCGATGTCGCCGACCAGCCAGACCGGCACATCGGCCGCCTCGGCAAAGCCCATGTTGGCGATATCCCCCTGGCGCAGGTTGGGCTCCGCCGGCGAACCCGCCCCCTCCACCAGCACCACGTCGTAGGCGGCGCACAGGCGCTGGAAGGACTCGAGCACCGGCGGCAGCAGCGGCTGGCGGGCCTCGCGGAAGGCGCGCGCCTCCAGCCGCCCGGTGACGTGGCCCTGGACCACCACCTGGGCGGTGCGCTCGGCCTCGGGCTTGAGTAGCACCGGGTTCATGTCGGTGTGCGCCGGCAGCCCAGCAGCCAGGGCCTGAAGCCACTGACCGCGCCCGATCTCGCCACCGTCGGCGGTGACCGCCGCATTGTTGCTCATGTTCTGCGGCTTGAACGGCGCCACGCGGACGCCGTGGCGGGCGAGCAGCCGGCACAGCCCCGCCACCAGCGCCGTCTTGCCGGCGCCGGAGCAGGTGCCCTGGAGCATCAGGGTGCGGGCTCTCACCACTCGATCCCCGGCTGGGCGCGGACCCCGGCCTCGAAGGCGTGACGGGCCGAGGCGATCTCGCTGACCGTATCCGCGGCGTCGATCAGCGGCTGCGGGGCGTAGCGCCCGGTGACTACCACGTGCTGCCCGTAGGGCCGCCGGGACAGATCATCGAGCACCTCGCCAAGCTCCAGGTACTCGTAGCGCAGGACGGTGCACAGCTCGTCGAGCACCACCAGCGACGGGCCCTGCTCGCACAACCACCCCCGGGCAGCCCGCCAGGCTGCCTGGGCCGCCGCCACATCCCGCTCGCGATCGGCGGTCTCCCAGGTGAAGCCCTCGCCCATCACCTGCCAGTCCACCCCGGGCTGATCGCGGAAGAAGGCCTCTTCGCCGGTGGCCTGCCGTCCCTTGATGAACTGCATCACTCCGGCCGTGCGGCCGTGACCGAGGGTACGCGCGACCATCCCCAGCGCCGAGGAGCTCTTGCCCTTCCCGGAACCGGTGAGCACCAGCAGCACACCCCGATCCTGCTGGGCGCGGGACCGGCGCTCTTCCATCACCGCTCTCTTGCGCTCCATGCGCGCGGCGTGGCGTTGCGGATCCTTCGCATCTTCACGCATCGCTTCTCTCACCTCCTTACCTTCGGGGGACCACCGGGCACCGGCGGCAGATCGACGTAGCCTAACGACTGAACAGGCCGGCGACGACCTCGGGAGCCGAGGGGAAATAGGCGTGGAAGTAGGTGGCCGTCAGCGACCCGACCCGATAGACCGCCTCGGCCGGGCTGCCACTGCGCCGGGTGGTAGACTCCGCCGGCTCCAGGGCGGTCTCCAGCCGGGAGTGGTGGAAGGTGTGGCCGCGCAGCTCGCCGTCCGGTCGCGCCAGGCTCTGCAGGCCGATCCCGGTCAGGCGACCGGCCATCTCGACGCGCCCGGGCAACAGCCCAAGCATCGGGTGCGTCACCCCCTCGCCGTCCACCAGGGACTCGGCGCAGTACATCAGCCCGCCGCACTCGGCGAGGATCGGCTTGCCGGCCTGGTGGTGCGCGTGGATCGCCGCCCACAGCCCGCTGTTGGCAGCCAGGGTGGCGGCGTGGAGCTCCGGGTAACCGCCGGGTAGCCACAGGGCGTCACAGGCCGGCAGCGCAGTGTCGTGCAGCGGCGAGAACGGCACCACCTCCGCCCCCATCGCTTCGAGCAGCTCCAGATTGCCACGGTAGATGAAGGCGAAGGCCGCATCCCGGGCCACGGCGATCCGCTGACCGACCAGCCGTCGCGGCGGTGGCGGCAACGGATCGGCCTCCAGGGTGACCGCCGGGGGCAGTGCACCGAGCCCGGCATCGGCCAGCACGGCCGCTGCCGCATCCAGACGCGCATCCAGGTCGG encodes the following:
- the cobO gene encoding cob(I)yrinic acid a,c-diamide adenosyltransferase — translated: MREDAKDPQRHAARMERKRAVMEERRSRAQQDRGVLLVLTGSGKGKSSSALGMVARTLGHGRTAGVMQFIKGRQATGEEAFFRDQPGVDWQVMGEGFTWETADRERDVAAAQAAWRAARGWLCEQGPSLVVLDELCTVLRYEYLELGEVLDDLSRRPYGQHVVVTGRYAPQPLIDAADTVSEIASARHAFEAGVRAQPGIEW
- a CDS encoding cobyrinate a,c-diamide synthase: MLAAPGSGQGKSMITAALARLHRNAGRRVRVFKHGPDYLDPMIQERASGAPVYQLHPWMTGAAECRDRLAAAAREADVVLVEGSMGLFDGDPSSADLAALAGLPVALVIDARAMAETFGAVVGGLARHRADVQVIGAIANRVGSPGHARMLAGSLPEGVAWLGAVPRDDAMHLPDRHLGLVQADEVADLDARLDAAAAVLADAGLGALPPAVTLEADPLPPPPRRLVGQRIAVARDAAFAFIYRGNLELLEAMGAEVVPFSPLHDTALPACDALWLPGGYPELHAATLAANSGLWAAIHAHHQAGKPILAECGGLMYCAESLVDGEGVTHPMLGLLPGRVEMAGRLTGIGLQSLARPDGELRGHTFHHSRLETALEPAESTTRRSGSPAEAVYRVGSLTATYFHAYFPSAPEVVAGLFSR
- a CDS encoding cobyric acid synthase — its product is MRARTLMLQGTCSGAGKTALVAGLCRLLARHGVRVAPFKPQNMSNNAAVTADGGEIGRGQWLQALAAGLPAHTDMNPVLLKPEAERTAQVVVQGHVTGRLEARAFREARQPLLPPVLESFQRLCAAYDVVLVEGAGSPAEPNLRQGDIANMGFAEAADVPVWLVGDIDRGGVFASLLGTLEWLDDADRRRVEALIINRFRGSPELLGEAPAQLEARGGVPVIGVVPAVPDLHLPEEDAPYRMAGPRGSGGALQVVAVAYPRMSNHDDLDALDAESGVHVRFARQPRELDGADLIVLPGSKHVFSDLAWLRESGMAEALYRHCRYGGRVVGLCGGLQMLGEGIEDPEGVEGGGSAPGLGLLPVHTRLAPTKQLAEVHGHAEWPAPVAVTGYEIHHGVTGAQEGLFPFVARSDDGRVLGSYLHRLFDSGPFRRALLVEWFALEGEGGDEQARIEAELDRLADTLEQALEPGWLKALGVPARPST